The nucleotide sequence CGGCCCCATCTCTTGGGTTGATATACTGTTACCGTTCTCTCCTTTAAACCAAAGGTTGCCAGCACTGTCGATAGTAGACAGGGTTTTAATTAACTGGCCAAACCTCGGGTGTTCAAATAGGTAGATGGCACCGGGTGTTAATTTTGTGCGTAGAGCCCCCATGCAGAGGACAAAACTTCCCGCAGGGATACGAGGTTGCATACTGACTCCTGATACACGGTAAACGTTTATTCCAAACATAGGGACTCCTAACATCGTTGGACAGCTCACTGACGACTAAACCGTTTAAGCCAGTTTGGGGTAGATCAAGGTTTCTGATGGTGGATAAGGACAGCTTGCCAGATAGGTTGTTAGCCCTTTGGTTCGCCAGAATATATCGGCAAATTGATTTACTTTTTCCAATAAGCTTACACAGACATCACGACTGATATGTTGTTTTGCTTGTGAGGCATTGAGCATGATGCTGTGGACCAGCTCATGGAGCTCCGGAAACTTATCCAGCTGGGGCTGTTTAATATAATCTCCCCATATCACATTGATCTCTTCTTTCACTTTACGACCATGAGTTTCTTTCTCTGCAACAAGACGTGAAAATTGAGCATGATCACTTGGGCTTGGATCTGACTTTGCTGCGAGTTGTTCGAGTAGGTCAACCATGCGGATCATGGTCAGAACGGCAAGTTGGGCCGTGATGGGATCATAGATCTTGCAAGGAATATCACAATGAGCTGATACACGTGAAAATTGTTGCTTTCTATCCCTAATATTTAACAGTGAATAAAGCATGATCGCTCCTTAGTGTTCAGACTGTGTCGTGGGTTTACGACGGTACAAGTGTATGGCAATCCCAATGGCAATCATTGCGGGTAGGATCCAAAGCAGGTGTATTATGGAAGATGACCAGTGTTGATGGTCATGACCTGAGTGGGCATAGACTAATGGTGAGATAAGAGCCGTAACGAGTAACATGAATCTGGTCGTAATGAGTCTATTTTTCATAAAGCGATGACCTTAAAATAGTGCTTGCTATGTATTGAAGTGAGTGTGAAATATTGATCTGTTTTGATCGATATAGGTCAGTGAAGTGTCTGGTATTGGTATTTAACGTTGACGCCTCCAGAGCGTTCAAGTTGTTGCTTTTGATATAAATAGAGCTCCTTACAGCTCAGACTTATACCGTGGAGGATTGCAGCATAAATAGGTTCATGATCTGCTTGTGTCATCAACCTATTTTTCAGTTGATGGTAGGGATGCATGATGTGAGAGAGCTGTGCATCGACGTTTCCTAGTCTGCCGTAAAGCTCCGATAGATTATGGTAACTGGCTAACCATGCCATCAATATCTGCTCATTATCCGCATAGTCTTTATAGAGATGAGCGACCCTCTCCATTGCGGTTAAATAGTGGTTTTCGGCATTCTGCCAATCACCGATTTTAAATGATTGGTTTGCTGTGCAAATCAGTTGGCGCCAAGTTTCCATAATCACTATCCTTACGTTAACTCAAATGTTAAATGAGAATTAATATCATTTGCGATTTTAAGTCGTTTGTAAAGTAAATGGGGTCATTTTTAGGCAGGATTTACATTTGTTAACAAGTGCTGGAGAGCTTTGAATCTAATGGGGACTAGTGATTCAATCATCATAGAGGTTTATTTTATTGGAAAACACACTTCACGCTTTCTTCACGGCCTATTCGCTATAATATTTAGATTACAAATTAACACCAAGATTAACTCATACTATTGGATTGATTACTAACGATGCCATAAAGCGTATAGTCATTGGTGATGGTAGTGAGTTTAAAAACAATGTTTGAAGCAGTATTGCAGGTGTAGATATTGATTAATAAAGGAAATAACTAAATGAAGAAAATAATATTAGCAAGCGCATTAGTATTAGCATCAACCAGTGTATTCGCAGCTCAAAGTACTGAACAAAAAGGTGGCTTCACTGGCCCCAGTGCGGTAACTGTCAACACAGTCCAAGTCGCTTTAGATTCAAAAGATGATACGCCAGTGACATTAACGGGTTATATCCTTTCTGCATTGGGTGATGAAGAGTACAAATTTAGTGACGATACCGGTGAGATAATTATTGAAATTGATAATCGTGATTGGAATGGCATTGAGGCAACGCCTGAAACACAAATCGTTATTCAAGGTGAAGTAGACAGCAATTGGTCATATACCACGATTGATGTTAATTCTGTTCAATTAGCAAAGTAATACTTTCATATGATGTAACTTAAACCTAAAGGCTAGGGGTTATTCTCTAACCTTTTTTTATTGAGCGGTGGCAGTCACATTCAAGTTACTCTCATCTTTATTCTGACTTCGAACATGTTATCGAACTGCATGATTAGTTCTATTAGGTAAGAATTTACTTAATTCTGCATTTCCGAGTGGCTTGAGTTATTGCTTGTTCTTTTAAAGGCTAAAATGTTTTAGATAGAGCCAATATATTACCCATCTGATAGCTTGTAATTATAAAACCCATTCAAATTTGCGATATAGCTCACACATGAATAAATATTAATTACCAATTCATCTTTGTTTGATGAAATCTACCACTTCAGTGATTTTCGATATACAGATGCCTTAACTTAGGCTGATGTCGAAGACACCATTCGATACATTTGTATTAAACAAGGTATCGAATGACTTAGTGCGACTCGCACACACCTTGGATAAACGTAAAACAATGGAATTTCTGCTTGAACCCCAATTATGGGTTGGTTTAATTACGCTGATTATTATCGAGATTGTACTGGGTATCGACAACCTAGTTTTTATCGCCATTCTTGTGAAAAAATTACCGCCAGAGCAAAGAGATAGAGCCAGAACTATAGGCTTGTCTTTAGCGCTAATCATGCGCCTAGGTCTGCTCAGTGTGGTCTCCTGGTTGGTGACGTTAACTAAGCCTATTTTCAGTGTATTTGAGTTCACGTTCTCAGCGCGAGATCTGATCCTTATTGTTGGTGGACTCTTTTTGCTTTATAAGGCAACTCATGAACTTCATGAGCGAATGGAAGGTGATTTAAGTCAACAACAAAATACCAATGTATATGCTTCATTCGGGGTTATTATTGCCCAGATTTTGGCTTTGGACGCGGTATTCTCACTCGATTCAATCATTACTGCGGTGGGCATGGTAGATAGTTTATCTGTCATGATGGTGGCCGTGATTATATCTATGATAGTCATGCTAGTGGCGTCTAAATCGATAACGAATTTTGTCAATGCACATCCGACTGTCATCGTATTATGTTTAAGCTTCCTATTGATGATCGGCTTTATTCTGGTTGCCGAAGGTTTTGGTTTCCATATTCCTAAAGGTTATCTCTATGCAGCGATTGGTTTCTCTATCTTGATTGAATTTTTGAATCAATTGATTCAATCAAATAAGGCTAAAAAAGCGGAAAGACAGCCACTGCGTCAACGTACCACCGAAGCCATTTTTAGATTAATGGGTAATAAGCATTATAACCAACAACACGAAGAAGATGAGGGCCAAGAACCTGCTCCCGTCAGTTTTGATGCCGCCGAGCGAGACATGGTCACTGGAGTACTTTCACTGGCAGAGCGTAATGTCCGCACAGTAATGACGCCAAAAAATGAAGTTCAATGGCTAAACATTGCCGATGATATCTCAAATATAAAAGAGACGATTAAGAACAGCTGCCATCAGCAATTTCCTGTATGTGACAACTCTCTCAATAAATTAATTGGTATCGTACGCAGTAAAGATCTGTTGTTGGGGATTGAAGCGGGAGAAGATATTGCCCAAATTGCAGCGCGACACACAGCTTATATTGTTCCAGACTCCATTAATGTTATTCGCCTATTAGATGGTTTTAGGGAATCTCGTGCTGGCATGGCGATTCTTGCCGATGAATTTGGTGATATTCAAGGTATTGTCACGCTACATGATCTACTCGAATCAATAGTGGGGGATTTCCCTGATATCGGAGAAACACCTGAAATCAGTCTGCTCGAGGGTGCCTGGTTAGTAAAGGGCTCGACCACACTGCATGATCTGGAGTGCCGTTTAGAAGTACAAGGCTTGAATGATAAGAGTCAAGACTACATCACCCTTGCAGGCCTCTTATTAACTTTGAGTTCAAGCATTCCAAAAGTCGGTGACGTGATTGAATATGCTAAGTTGAAATGTGAAATTGTTGAGGCCGATGACTTTAAGATATCACTGGTGAAAGTCAGTCATATTTAAGTCTTTACGGGTTAGTGTTTCACTTTTCTAACCTAAGGTAGATATTGATTAATCCGTCGAAAATATGGATGTTTTCGACGGATTAATCTAGCCAACTCTGTTCAGCCCCTATATTTTATTCCTACCTTTGAACCATAGTGAACAGATGTACTACTAACAGTCTTATGGCTTAATGTTCATCGTGTTATCAATAGCAAATAAATTATGGATATTGTTCAATGTTATGTTCCAGCTCGTTTAGATAAAAAATAATTTGCATCTTGAAGCTCCTCTAAAGGAGTGATTAAGTGGGGTCAAGAGATAAGACCTGATTTAGCTAGTAGTTGACAAAATTGACGTTTAATAAGCGTTTCACTGATATAAATAATCGTAACAGTGTCGTCCTCATAAATATAAGCAACTCTACACGTCAGTTGTTTATCTGCCACAATCTTGTACTCATGAATTCTAAAGCCATTAAATCGAAGTGGATTTGCAAATTTAATTTTAGGGCTATTTTGGGTAATGAGGCGAGGCAAACGTTCAGCGATATCTTTGCGAATAGCAGCTTCAGATTGACTGTGTTGATTTAAAAAGCTGCGTAAATGGCGGTTATTATCATAGGTGATAAGCATAAGTAAACTCTTCAAAAATGAAATGCCATTAACTATAACGCTAATCATCTTAAGCATCACGGTGTTTATCAGTATAAGTATTTAACTGATGTAATCAATTGGTTTTAATTGAGAAATAAATAGATTTCGTGAATAACACCGTAGGCTTAAAGTGAAAAGTTAGCTATTCCTCTTTACGCAGCGCACTGGGAGTAAATCCATAGTGACGTTTGAAAGCTGTTCGTAACGTTCTGGCATCGGTGTAACCAATGCTCTCTGCAATGTAGTCTAAGCTATGGCTGGAGTTTTTAATTAGTTGATAAGCCTTAGCAATTCGCCAACGACTGAGGTAGGCCATGGGGGAGAGGTTTAGCTCGGCATTAAATTTGCGTTGCAGACTCGCTCGTGACATGCCCACTTCATGACACAGAGTGGCTAAGGTCCAAGGTTTTTGAGGGTGTGTATGTAGTAGTTGGAGCACTTTAGCCAGTCTTGGGTTACGAAGGGCGGCTAAGAATCCGTGTAGGTGCTGATTCTCATTGATATATCTATGTAGTAGCTGGAAAAACAACACTTCCGTTAGGCGATCGATAATGACACTTTTTCGGCTGTTTGTACGTTGAATTTCACCATCAATCAGCTGTACAGTTACCCAAATATTGTTATTGGATTCGATATCAGTGAAATGAAATATAGAAGGTAGGGCGTCTAAAATTGGATGGGATATCGCTTCATCATATTCAACCATGCCGCACATGATACGGTTGGTGATCACCCCTTCTTGAAACAGTGGCCTACCTAGCTCACAGGCATCGCCTGCTAGCTGACAAGGTACTAAGTTGCTGCTCGTTTGATCAGCGATCCAGTGCATATCCCCCTTAGGCAATATCACTATATCCATAGGCATGATATCGAGCTGAGTTTCACCCGTGCCGATAAAAAAACTGCCATCTAATGCAATATGAAATCTAGGTGTAGGCTGCTGAGGAAGAGAGATCCCCCAGGGAGCAGCAAGACTGGAGTGGAAAAAAATACTGCCACGAAACCTTAAAGTTTCGATGACATCATCGAGGACGTCAAATGTCGAATTCTGATTTTTGAGCTGTTCAGAGCCTTCTTTGAGCATATTAGATACCTGAGTTTTTGGTTACTAGTCTATCATCTTGTTTGTAACTTATTCATAACAAGATTGGAGTAAAAATGAAAACATTTAAAACGTTACTGGTATTACTGATGACTTGTTTTCCTCTATTTTTTACAAGTTTAGTGCAGGCCGGACAAGCTTATGAGTTTAAAGATGGTGAACTTAAAAGACCTACGGGTTACCGAGAATGGATCTACGTGGGGACGCCAGTCACGCCAAATGAAATGAACAATGGTAAGGCGGCTTTTCCCGAACATCATAATGTGTACATCGATCCTAAGAGTTGGGAGCATTGGAAAAAGACCGGTACCTTCAGAGACGGAACCATATTAGTTAAGGAGCTTGTGAGTGTTGGTTCTAAGGCGGCGGTGAGCGGACAAGGTTATTTTCAAGGTGAGTACATTGGTTTAGAAGCCACGATTAAGAGTAAAGCTGATTTTCCCAATGAACCTGGTAATTGGGCCTATTTTAGCTTCTCGGGTAAGAAACATAAGACATTATCCAAAACAGCAAAAGCTTTCCCTGCAGCTTCATGTAATGGCTGTCATTTAGTGTCAGCTGCCGATGACTTTGTCTTCACACAATTCTATCCTGTATTAAGTGCGGGCAAAGGTACTGGAGAACAGGCTACCGGTGGCCACTTAACAAATTTAGAGAATAGCTATGTAGAGCCTAAGGGAGCGAAATAATGAAGAAGAAGGCTCTTATGTTTGGTGCTGTAGGGCTCTTGATGATGGGGTTATCCTCAATGTCTATTGCCCAGGGCACATTAGCTCCTAATGTGGATGAAAAAGGTAATATCAGCTTTCCGGCTGATTACCATAGCACTATGTTGCATTTAGGCTCATGGTTTGTCCCAACAGGTGGAGCGAGTGGTTTTCATCATGTTTATACCCAAAAAGAGAGCGTTGAGTATTTTCAACAGCATGGAGTCTTTCCTGATGGTGCCGTATTGGTAAAAGAGTTGCTTGTCTCCAAAGGAGGCGATTACACCACTGGTAATGGGGTACATTCGGCAACTGGAGAGTATAAGCAGTGGTTTGTGATGGTTAAAGATAGCCAAAACCGTTTTGTTGATAATCCTTTATGGGGGGAAGGCTGGGGCTGGGCGTTGTTTAAACCAAATGAGCAAGATAAAAATTTGGCTACAGACTATAAGACGGATTGCTTATCGTGCCACGTTCCTGCCAAAGACACAGATTGGATCTATACCCAGGCTTACCCCGCCTTAACTCAATGAACAGGCTTGTGTCTTGGTTGAAAATCCCGCTTTGAATCGTTTATGAAGTTGTCTCATAAGTGTAAATAGAGACTTAAAGGAGAGTTAATGAAGCCGAATTAATGAATATTTAACAGGGTATTCTATATGGGTTATTTATGGCTGCGGGTTGTTTATGCTATTATGCGTCCCTGATCCGACCTATTCCGCTGGGTTTGCTGCGAGTTTTGTGTGGTTTTCGCTAATGCAGGTAGGGCGCTTCCTAAGAAAATACACCTAGTACCAGTAGTAAGCCGAGCTTTAGCATGGACTTTTGGCAAACTTGCTTACGTGCAATAAACTCGACATTCATATTGGAATATTTTATTTAGGTGTCTCATTATTGAAAACAATTACTTAAGGAAAGCTGATATGAATTCGATATCTGATACCAAAAAACGTGTGTCACGTTGGAGCATGGGTTATGGAATTTTAGTTGTAATATTAGGCATGATAGCAATAGCCGCTCCTTATTTTGCCGGATTAAGCGTTAATGCTTTGATTTCGTTTTTGTTAATTTTTGCAGGAATAACTAAAACGGCGTTTGCATTTAAAGCCGACTCGTTTGGAAGTGGAACGTTACAGTTTTTATTTGGCGGTTTGACCATCATTTGTGGTGTTGGCTTAATTTTATTTCCAATGTTCGGACTCGCATCGATAACACTATTACTGATAAGTTATTTTTTTGTTGATGGATTTTTCACCGTTACCGCTTCTTGGGCAATGAAACCAATGAGTGGCTGGGGCTGGATGCTTATTAACGGATTAATAACGATATTTCTAGGTATCATAATTGCGAGCGATTGGCCGATATCTGGTGCATGGGCAATTGGTCTGTTATTGGGAGTGCGGCTTATGATGTCAGGATTTGCCATGCTGATGTTGGGACGAGTAAGCGTAGATTAATAACTCATATCACCACTGACAGTAGTTGGAATTTAAGGTGGCCATTCAGGCCACCTTTTTTGTGTATACAAGCCGATTAAATCTGTAGTAGGTTTGAATCTAGGTTGGCTAATTCGGTTCAATCCACTATAGCTAAAACCTCAATATCGGATTCATTACCATCAAGGTCGCAGGCTGGCTTTTCCCGTTAAAATCACGGGAGACTCATCAGTTTATTATACTGATTGGCATAAATGATCCAGCTTGTTTATTTATTTTGTGGTGAGTTAAATAATAAGCAGATATACTCCGCATCTCAGAATTACCCGTCAAATAATGATTAACTATAAGTCTTTGTAAATAAAGTTGTTTGTTTAAAGCGTTGGCTTCGTAAGTCAACGGGGAACTTCTCCCAGATAAGTCTATTTCTATAGGTGCTAAATGAGCTTCTTTGATAACGCTATGATTATCTTGTTCTTAATCGGGACAAGTTGTTTCTTCTCTATGTCGGAAATTGCCTTGGCGGCATCGCGTAAAATTCGCCTTAGACAGATGGTCTGTGATGGCGACAGTCGAGCCGAAAAAGTACTGCACCTGCAGGCTAACCCCGGTAATTTCTTCACCGTCGTCCAGATTGGTTTAAATGCTGTCGCCATTATGGGCGGTATTGTTGGTGAATCTGCTTTTACCCCCTATATTCATACATTTCTCACGCCATGGGTGAGTGAACCTTGGTTAGGAAAGTTGAGTTTCTTTCTATCTTTCGCGTTAGTGACCAGTTTATTTATCTTGCTGGCAGATCTTATGCCTAAACGCGTGGCGATGGCGGTTCCAGAAAAGGTTGCATTAGTCTTAGTTGGCCCCTTGATGATCAGCATTACTGTTTTCAAACCGCTAGTTTGGTTTTTTAATAGTTTAGCGAACCAGTTATTTCGCTTATTGCAAATTCAAACCTTACGTAATGATGCGGTAACCTCAGATGATATCTATGCAGTGATGGACGCAGGGGCTGAAGCCGGCGTCTTAGATAAAGATGAGCAGTTGATGATGGAGAAAGTGTTTGAGATGCAAACCATTCCTGTTACTGCCGCGATGACGGCTCGGGAAAGTTTGTCCTATTTTCTGTTACAAGACAGTGAGGAGGAGATTAAACGTAAAATTACAGAGGATCCTCATTCGAATTTTTTAGTCTGTGATGGACAACTCGATACAGTCAAAGGCATTGTAAATGCTAAGAAACTGCTTATATGTGTGTTAAACGGTCAGAGTATTAGTCTGAGAAACAATGAGCTGGTCGAGAGCTGCTTTATTATTCCTGATACCTTGAGTTTGTCTGAGTCGATGGAGTATTTTAAAAATAGTCGTGCCGATTTTGCTGCAGTGATAAATGAGTACTCCTTGGTTGTGGGGATTGTAACAGCGAAAGATCTTCAAGATGCGGTGATGGGCGCTTGGTCACTGCCGGAATGTGAGGAGCAGATCATCGCTCGTGATAATAACTCTTGGCTAATGGATGGTGTTACGCCGATAACCGATGTGATGCGTGCGCTAGACATTGATGAGTTCCCTCAGAATCATAACTATGAAACCATTGCTGGTTTCATGATGTTTAAACTGAGAAAAATCCCAAAGTGTACCGACTCAGTCAATTTTGCAGGCTTTAAATTTGAAGTCGTTGACGTGGATGCCTACAAGGTTGATCAGCTGTTGGTAACCCGGCTCGATAATATCAATACGGATGTGGTTGAAGTGAAGTTGGTTCCTGAGCCTCAAATTAATTGAGATAAATAAAAAAGGTGAAGCATCTGCTTCACTTTTTTGTGTCAGGAACACTTATGTAAATTTACCATGGATGGATATAAATTTACTTTGTATCTGGCTATAAACGTTCTCTACATTTAAAGGCGTTTCCTTCGCCCTTGGAGGTCAGAACATTTATGTCACAGTTTTACTTATGCTTAATCGCCTTGAACTACGCCAGCTCGGTTGATTAAGAACTGCGTAAGCAAAGGTACTGGGCGACCAGTAGAGCCTTTATTTGCACCACTGTTCCAAGCCGTACCTGCCACATCTAAGTGGGCCCAATTGTACTTCTTGGTAAAGCGAGAAAGGAAACACGCTGCTGTAATAGAGCCTGCAGCACGACCACCTAAGTTAGTCATATCGGCAAATGGGCTCTCTAAATGCTCCTGGTATTCATCCCATAATGGCATACGCCATGCACGGTCACCACTTTGCTCACCGGCATTTAATAGCTCGTGTGCCAGTGGGTTATGACCAGAGAATAGACCTGATGCGTGTTTACCCAGTGCAACGACGCAGGCGCCAGTTAGCGTGGCTGTATCGATAACTAATTCAGGGTCGTAGCGCTCAACGTAGGTTAATACATCACACAATACCAAGCGACCTTCTGCATCTGTGTTTAACACTTCAACAGTTTGGCCTGACATAGTCGTGAGAATATCACCTGGGCGATAAGCGTTACTTGATGGCATGTTTTCACAGCCAGCAAGTATACCAATCACATTGATAGACAGCTTCATTTGACACAATGCCTTCATTGCACCAATCACACCG is from Shewanella sp. MTB7 and encodes:
- a CDS encoding S24 family peptidase translates to MFGINVYRVSGVSMQPRIPAGSFVLCMGALRTKLTPGAIYLFEHPRFGQLIKTLSTIDSAGNLWFKGENGNSISTQEMGPIRQTRVISKVTWVISA
- the sodN gene encoding superoxide dismutase, Ni translates to MLYSLLNIRDRKQQFSRVSAHCDIPCKIYDPITAQLAVLTMIRMVDLLEQLAAKSDPSPSDHAQFSRLVAEKETHGRKVKEEINVIWGDYIKQPQLDKFPELHELVHSIMLNASQAKQHISRDVCVSLLEKVNQFADIFWRTKGLTTYLASCPYPPSETLIYPKLA
- a CDS encoding YgiW/YdeI family stress tolerance OB fold protein; this encodes MKKIILASALVLASTSVFAAQSTEQKGGFTGPSAVTVNTVQVALDSKDDTPVTLTGYILSALGDEEYKFSDDTGEIIIEIDNRDWNGIEATPETQIVIQGEVDSNWSYTTIDVNSVQLAK
- a CDS encoding TerC family protein, producing the protein MSKTPFDTFVLNKVSNDLVRLAHTLDKRKTMEFLLEPQLWVGLITLIIIEIVLGIDNLVFIAILVKKLPPEQRDRARTIGLSLALIMRLGLLSVVSWLVTLTKPIFSVFEFTFSARDLILIVGGLFLLYKATHELHERMEGDLSQQQNTNVYASFGVIIAQILALDAVFSLDSIITAVGMVDSLSVMMVAVIISMIVMLVASKSITNFVNAHPTVIVLCLSFLLMIGFILVAEGFGFHIPKGYLYAAIGFSILIEFLNQLIQSNKAKKAERQPLRQRTTEAIFRLMGNKHYNQQHEEDEGQEPAPVSFDAAERDMVTGVLSLAERNVRTVMTPKNEVQWLNIADDISNIKETIKNSCHQQFPVCDNSLNKLIGIVRSKDLLLGIEAGEDIAQIAARHTAYIVPDSINVIRLLDGFRESRAGMAILADEFGDIQGIVTLHDLLESIVGDFPDIGETPEISLLEGAWLVKGSTTLHDLECRLEVQGLNDKSQDYITLAGLLLTLSSSIPKVGDVIEYAKLKCEIVEADDFKISLVKVSHI
- a CDS encoding AraC family transcriptional regulator — encoded protein: MLKEGSEQLKNQNSTFDVLDDVIETLRFRGSIFFHSSLAAPWGISLPQQPTPRFHIALDGSFFIGTGETQLDIMPMDIVILPKGDMHWIADQTSSNLVPCQLAGDACELGRPLFQEGVITNRIMCGMVEYDEAISHPILDALPSIFHFTDIESNNNIWVTVQLIDGEIQRTNSRKSVIIDRLTEVLFFQLLHRYINENQHLHGFLAALRNPRLAKVLQLLHTHPQKPWTLATLCHEVGMSRASLQRKFNAELNLSPMAYLSRWRIAKAYQLIKNSSHSLDYIAESIGYTDARTLRTAFKRHYGFTPSALRKEE
- a CDS encoding cytochrome P460 family protein translates to MKTFKTLLVLLMTCFPLFFTSLVQAGQAYEFKDGELKRPTGYREWIYVGTPVTPNEMNNGKAAFPEHHNVYIDPKSWEHWKKTGTFRDGTILVKELVSVGSKAAVSGQGYFQGEYIGLEATIKSKADFPNEPGNWAYFSFSGKKHKTLSKTAKAFPAASCNGCHLVSAADDFVFTQFYPVLSAGKGTGEQATGGHLTNLENSYVEPKGAK
- a CDS encoding cytochrome P460 family protein; its protein translation is MKKKALMFGAVGLLMMGLSSMSIAQGTLAPNVDEKGNISFPADYHSTMLHLGSWFVPTGGASGFHHVYTQKESVEYFQQHGVFPDGAVLVKELLVSKGGDYTTGNGVHSATGEYKQWFVMVKDSQNRFVDNPLWGEGWGWALFKPNEQDKNLATDYKTDCLSCHVPAKDTDWIYTQAYPALTQ
- a CDS encoding HdeD family acid-resistance protein is translated as MNSISDTKKRVSRWSMGYGILVVILGMIAIAAPYFAGLSVNALISFLLIFAGITKTAFAFKADSFGSGTLQFLFGGLTIICGVGLILFPMFGLASITLLLISYFFVDGFFTVTASWAMKPMSGWGWMLINGLITIFLGIIIASDWPISGAWAIGLLLGVRLMMSGFAMLMLGRVSVD
- a CDS encoding hemolysin family protein encodes the protein MSFFDNAMIILFLIGTSCFFSMSEIALAASRKIRLRQMVCDGDSRAEKVLHLQANPGNFFTVVQIGLNAVAIMGGIVGESAFTPYIHTFLTPWVSEPWLGKLSFFLSFALVTSLFILLADLMPKRVAMAVPEKVALVLVGPLMISITVFKPLVWFFNSLANQLFRLLQIQTLRNDAVTSDDIYAVMDAGAEAGVLDKDEQLMMEKVFEMQTIPVTAAMTARESLSYFLLQDSEEEIKRKITEDPHSNFLVCDGQLDTVKGIVNAKKLLICVLNGQSISLRNNELVESCFIIPDTLSLSESMEYFKNSRADFAAVINEYSLVVGIVTAKDLQDAVMGAWSLPECEEQIIARDNNSWLMDGVTPITDVMRALDIDEFPQNHNYETIAGFMMFKLRKIPKCTDSVNFAGFKFEVVDVDAYKVDQLLVTRLDNINTDVVEVKLVPEPQIN